The Mobula birostris isolate sMobBir1 chromosome 11, sMobBir1.hap1, whole genome shotgun sequence genome has a segment encoding these proteins:
- the pane1 gene encoding centromere protein M isoform X1 produces MATLRPFSKHPDLNTATVLLVGAEALPLEQLAAAILKENRSFEVNVHLAKRLPLPVENEHTRPRIDLIVFLMDMRSQHSVETVRSSLAYVDVNFFLGKVCFMAVGDKSVKHQSVDMYTLKQLADSYLSPLIPVELESTERRAVIAKRLLQMLKVAAGLVPGISALALSSLIRPSFKTEVEKC; encoded by the exons ATGGCGACGTTGAGGCCGTTTAGCAAACACCCGGACCTCAACACGGCCACTGTGCTG TTAGTTGGAGCTGAAGCTCTTCCTCTAGAACAACTTGCGGCGGCGATTCTGAAGGAGAACAGGTCGTTTGAAGTGAATGT CCATTTAGCAAAACGTCTGCCATTACCAGTGGAAAATGAGCACACCCGGCCTCGGATAGACCTCATTGTATTCCTAATGGATATGCGCAGTCAGCATAG TGTAGAAACTGTGAGGTCATCGTTGGCCTATGTCGATGTGAACTTCTTTCTTGGAAAAGTTTGCTTTATGGCAGTTGGGG ACAAATCTGTTAAACACCAGTCAGTGGACATGTATACGCTGAAGCAACTGGCAGATTCCTACTTGAGCCCCCTGATACCTGTTGAACTTGAG TCCACAGAAAGAAGAGCAGTGATAGCCAAGAGGCTCCTTCAGATGTTGAAGGTGGCGGCTGGCCTGGTCCCAGGTATCTCAGCCCTTGCTCTCAGTTCTTTGATAAGGCCTTCCTTCAAGACCGAAGTGGAGAAATGCTAA
- the pane1 gene encoding centromere protein M isoform X2 → MATLRPFSKHPDLNTATVLLVGAEALPLEQLAAAILKENRSFEVNVVETVRSSLAYVDVNFFLGKVCFMAVGDKSVKHQSVDMYTLKQLADSYLSPLIPVELESTERRAVIAKRLLQMLKVAAGLVPGISALALSSLIRPSFKTEVEKC, encoded by the exons ATGGCGACGTTGAGGCCGTTTAGCAAACACCCGGACCTCAACACGGCCACTGTGCTG TTAGTTGGAGCTGAAGCTCTTCCTCTAGAACAACTTGCGGCGGCGATTCTGAAGGAGAACAGGTCGTTTGAAGTGAATGT TGTAGAAACTGTGAGGTCATCGTTGGCCTATGTCGATGTGAACTTCTTTCTTGGAAAAGTTTGCTTTATGGCAGTTGGGG ACAAATCTGTTAAACACCAGTCAGTGGACATGTATACGCTGAAGCAACTGGCAGATTCCTACTTGAGCCCCCTGATACCTGTTGAACTTGAG TCCACAGAAAGAAGAGCAGTGATAGCCAAGAGGCTCCTTCAGATGTTGAAGGTGGCGGCTGGCCTGGTCCCAGGTATCTCAGCCCTTGCTCTCAGTTCTTTGATAAGGCCTTCCTTCAAGACCGAAGTGGAGAAATGCTAA